The Nicotiana tomentosiformis chromosome 2, ASM39032v3, whole genome shotgun sequence genome includes the window aaacaaGAGATAATAACTCCACGTAGGTAAAACCATCTTGACGGCCAATTCATCAAGTAATAACAAAGTCACCGATTATCACATTGAAACAAAGCAGCAAATCATGTAAAATGTATAACACACACAAGAAGTTACATACCGTTCCAACACAAAAATAAAAACAAGAGTCACTCTGATGTGccacatatcaatatcacaatcatcCTTATGACGCGGCGTGAGCTTcacatttttaaaaatatttttccgtaAATAGCTCCATGCGTTTTAGCCCTCTTATCTCGCAGCGTGTGCATCACAATGAAGTATTTCCCCTTACTTGCACCACGCGCATAAGTACCCCCCCCCCAATCTCGCTACATGCGCATAGATATATACATCATTCTTATGTGGCCGAatgtgcatcaatatcacaacacaacaaTCAACTGCGCACTATGTGCCCATGTTCCATAATATTTCTCAAAAAATAATACCAATGCCACAACAAtacatagcccatggctcaacaacaatgagtacaaaaacaacaataataacacaagagtacGAAAAGTAAATCAACAATGAATGAGCTTCctagaataacaacttcaattgaaGTCATAAcaataacctaagagtctaatTCGGTCAACTACCACACATAAGCtcgtgcacacactcgtcacctcgtgtacaccgCCTTTTCACATAGTATTAGTAATGCAAATAGACCAAATACTATGGGAATAATTTCCCCACGCAaagttatgcaagatacttacctcaattagacCAAATCAACACTcgaaaaatagcttttcctttaaaatttacCTCTGCAtgtctcaaatctaaccaaaaatgacttaataatatcaaaaaatgcaagagaaaccaatttagATTaaaaaagttaagatctttacacaatttctaaaaagtcaacaccgGGCTTGTCCgatcaaaacccgagtcaaggggtagatcttGATTACCCATAGCCCCACGAGACAAAATATGTGTTTGTTTTTCAAATCCGAGTCTTATTCaactatcaaatctcaaatttttattttttaaaacatagtCAAAATTCCCCAAAAATGTCGTTCAAATCCCATGGATTTAGATGTAAATCTCATAAACAATCATGTTATGCAATAAAAAATGGGTCATAATCATttacccaatagtttggtatgaaaatctctACTAAAAATTtcctcccaccgagtctagggctcaaaatatgatacaATGAGACTAACTCTCGAAATACCCACCGATAAACAGGTTACAGATGGAGCATTTGCGATGTAGGGTTTGCAAATGTGGAAAAaggatcgcaaaagcgaccaCTGAGCAGCTCTGAAAATGTTGCAAAAGCGACataatgttcgcaaatgcgaactcagacTACTTAGCAAAAGCTAAATCTTGGTCGAAAATGTGATTCCCCAATGCGCATATGTCCACCGCAAAAGCAACCATTATGGTCGCAAAAGTGACCAGCCAGCCCCCAAAAGCATATCGAAAGCGACTCTAGATTTACAAATGCAAAGCCAGTTAAACCTTGCAAATGTGGTGACCACCTCACAAAAACGggttccgcaaatgcgaacaaggtCTCCCATTTGCGAGACCTGAGGCACTAGCTAAGAACCAGCAAAACTCAAACAACCCGAAACGCATCCGAAACATACCTAAGCCCCTGGGGCTCCACACCAAAAATCcaaacaagtctaaaaatatcatacgaaaacATTCGCgagctcaaaacaccaaaataataatggaaccacgaatcggacatcaaaacacataaaaattataatgaaactcaagaaacacaagaatcacaaccaagcgttcGATTCCTATCAAAAccaactcagaatgacaccatattgcgcagacaagttccaaatgataaaatggacctattccaagtctctaAACCAATATTTGAACCCAATATCCATAAAGTCAAACCAAAGTCAAACTACATTCAAATTGCCTATTTTCGTCAAAAAGTgacaaatcaacctaggaacctccgaatctaATTTTGGGCATACTTCTAAGTataaatcaccatccggacctaacagaactatcaaaactccgatcaTAGATCAAAtatgcaaaagtcaaacttgttagctattccaacttaaaactttctagttgagaatcattcttccaaatcaatcctaaaccactcgaaaaccaaaaccaacgatacaagaaagtcataatacaccaaATGAAGCTACTCGTGACCTCAAACTTGGAGAAGTTCATCCATGTTACTCTGAGAGAGAAGTATCACACCCGGTTTAAGTGCCTCCAGTAGGGTAGCATGATTGTTACCATGTACAAGATTAGATTTGTAGATTTATCTCGTAGTGCAGTTGTCTTGCTCCCTACTGAGAGAGATagggtgaggagattcattgatggccttacTTTTGGTATTAGACTACAGATGACCAAGGAGATTAGGGATGATATTCTTTTCCAGCGGGttgtagagattgctagacggatcgagagGATTCATGTTAGGGTAGGGAGGTGGTATCTGATAAAAGTCCTCATCATTTTGGTAGTTTAgttggtgcctcatctggaggaaggggttcatttggtagaggccatcctcccaggctgaTTTAGTCAGCGCTTCAGGTATCTCACTGTGCTTCGGGTAGTCATAgttcttatgggtctcatccTGAGCAGCTAGCCTACATCGCACCTTTAGCTCTGGTCAGTGAACCTCTACTTCAGAGTTATCGgcgtggttattcaggtcgactgGGTCAGTTCCAAGGTTACCAGTCATAGCAGCCGAGGaattgttatacttgtggagattCAAGGCACATCCCGAGGTTTTGCCCAAGATCATATAGCAGCATGCTACGGCAGGGTACTCGTGCCATagttctggcaccagttgctccaccgcaCGCTCGGCTAGTTAGAGGCGGGGGACAGGAAGCTCGAGGTGGTGGTCAACCCATGAGAGGTGGAGGTAAGCCAGCGAGAGGCATTtttatgcatttccagctagaTCCGAGAGGTATAGGTCAGAATGGTGGGGTTCAaccccatttttatgcatttccagctagaTCCGAGGCAGAGTCATTTGATGCGGTCATCATATGTATTgttctagttttccatagagatgcatcagttttatttgatatgggatctacttattcctacgtgtcatcctattttggtTTATATCTAAATGtttctcgtgattctttgagtgctcttgtttatgtgtctacgtatgtgagagattctattatggtagaccgTGTTTATCGTTTATTTTTAGTCTCTATTAGGGATTGTGAGACTAGGGTAGATCTTTTTATACTTAgcatggtagaatttgatgttatgttgggcatggactggttatcaccatatcatgctatcttggattgtcatgccaagaccgtGACATTAGCTACGCTAGGGTTTCCTCGATTacagtggagagggactcctggtcaTTCCACTAGCATGGACATTTCTTATGTGAATGCTCGGCGTATGATCAAGAAGGGGTGTCtggtatattttgttgatatATATGATCCTAGTGCAGAGGTTTCTTCCATGGATTCGGTACCAGTAATGCGcaagtttccagaggtgtttcctacaaatTTTGTGGGGATGCCACCTGACCTAGATATCGACTTCTTCAAATTTTATGGTTTTTCCATAGGTGTTTCCTACATTGACTTggttctgggcactcagcccatttctacggcaccatactgtatggccccagttgagttgaaagaattaaaggagcaattgtaggatttgcttgataagggattcattagatcgAGTGTCTCACCGTGGGATGCACTGTTGTTTCTtgtgaagaagaataagaaggatgggacaatgaggatgtgtatagactatcgacagttgaaaaaagtcactatcaagaacaagtattcgttgccgaggattgatgacttatttgaccagctttagggtgccaaggtgttttccaagaatgacttgagatctggctaccgTCAGTTGATGATTAGGGCATCCGTTATCCCttaaatattttttcggactcggtatggtcactatgagttcttagtgatgtcatttg containing:
- the LOC138906283 gene encoding uncharacterized protein, which gives rise to MLRQGTRAIVLAPVAPPHARLVRGGGQEARGGGQPMRGGGKPARGIFMHFQLDPRGIGQNGGVQPHFYAFPARSEAESFDAVIICIVLVFHRDASVLFDMGSTYSYVSSYFGLYLNVSRDSLSALVYVSTYVRDSIMVDRVYRLFLVSIRDCETRVDLFILSMVEFDVMLGMDWLSPYHAILDCHAKTVTLATLGFPRLQWRGTPGHSTSMDISYVNARRMIKKGCLVYFVDIYDPSAEVSSMDSVPVMRKFPEVFPTNFVGMPPDLDIDFFKFYGFSIGVSYIDLVLGTQPISTAPYCMAPVELKELKEQL